The region GTGATTCTTGCATTACCGACGACGTGGAGTTTTTGTGCTGGGGTGGTTGTTCCGATGCCTACGTTACCGGAGTTAGTTGCGAGGAAGGTAGAGGAGTCGATGCGTGCAGATCCTTGTGTATGGAGTTTATGGAGTGGGTTAGTTGTTCCGATGCCTACTCTTCCGGATGATGTAGCGAGGAAGGCATTGGTTTCGTTACGGAGGGAACCTTGTACGTGGAGTTTTTCAGTAGGGCTAGTGATGCCGATACCCACATTGGTGCCGTTGTCGAAAATTTGGCTGCAGACGCCTTGAGATCCATTGGATTTAAGTACGTAATTGGTGTTATTACATGAGACGCCGCCAGGGAGGCTGCTTACGCTGCTCCATGTTCCATTTCCGAGGAGAACTTCTGTATTATTTCCGCTGAAATTGGTTAGGCCCAAGTCACCGGCCGAGTTACTTGTTACGATGGCGCCGTTGGCACCTGAGGCAATGGATGTGATTCTTGCATTACCGACGACGTGGAGTTTTTGAGAGGGGTTGGTTGTGCCGATGCCCACGTTACCGGAGTTAGTTGCAAGGAAGGTAGAGGAGTCGATGCGTGCGGATCCTTGTGTATGGAGTTTATGGAGTGGGTTAGTTGTTCCGATGCCTACTCTTCCGGATGATGTAGCGAGGAAGGCATTGGTTTCGTTACGGAAGGAACCTTGCACGTGAAGTTTTTCGGTAGGGTTAGTGATGCCGATACCCACATTGGTACCATTGTCGAAAATTTGGCTGCATGTTGCTGTTGAACCATTACTTTTAAGAACAAAATTTGTGTTGTTGCAACCGACGGGTCCAGGTTCGCCGTGGCATACATATCGTGTTAAGCTAGGAATTACTTCAGAGGGTTCTAAAATGTTGTTATCGTTGAGGTCAATACCAAATTCTACTTTGATTCCTCCGTAAGGGCAATTAGGACCTGCTGGTTCATTGGACGTTGCGAAAAGTCCATTGTGGCCGTTTCCACCACTGCCTCCACATAAAGATTTCCATTGGTTGATAAAAGCATTGTAGTACATCATACAGTTGGAGTCCAGGTCAAAAACAAGTAATCCATGAGCTGGAGATGTGATGGAGATTCTTTGAGCAGCACTCATCCGCGGGATAAGTAAACCTTTGCTGGTAGATGAAATGTCAAGCATTGCAGATGGGTGCGGCAAGGCACCATTCTCATTAATTCCTACATTTCCACTTTGAGCAAGAATAAAATTAACTATAACAATCAATAAAAAAAATACATAATTTTTCATATTTTTTCTTTTTAAGACAGTTTTAAGTGAATAAAGTTAAAGAAAAAATAATTTTTTAGGATTTTGTTAAAGATGTGATTTTTTTGTAAATTTGCACATCTTTTGTGGAAGAGATTCTTTCGCAAAAGAAAATTAATGTTAGTCTAACCAAAAGGAATACCTGATGGAAAGAAGAATAGGAACAATTACCATTGTAATTTATCATCTTAGTAGTGTTTTTGAGGTTCAAAAAATATTAAGTAATTTTCATGAGATTATTTTAGCACGGCAGGGACTTAATTTTAAGGATGAAAACCTTCATGTGATTACGCTTATTGTTGAAGGAACTGTAGATCAATTCAATAGTTTAACAGGAAAATTAGGGAGATTACCTGGGGTAGAAGCTCGAAGCCATAGTATTGTAATTAAAACTGATAAGATATGATATTTAAGCCAGAAAAATATAGTATTCCCGATAAACGTATCGAACCTTTCATCGATCCCGATGAAATATGGAAATATATCCATGAAACTACGAGCGACAAGGTATCTGTAAGAGCTGTTATTCAAAAAGCCCTTGATAAGCAACGGCTTAATTTGCATGAAACTGCCATTCTAATTAACGCAAAGGAACCAGAACTTGTAGAAGAAATCAAAGAAGGAGCACGGTTGTTGAAAGAAAAAGTTTATGGGAATCGCATTGTTTTATTTGCTCCTCTCTACATTGGAAATAAGTGTAGTAACGATTGCAGTTATTGTGGTTTTAGAGTGAGCAACAAAGACGCTATTCGACATACGCTGACTGATGAAGAAATAATTCGTGAAGTAGAGGCTTTAGAAGATCATGGTCATAAGCGACTTATTTTAGTTTTTGGTGAGCATCCCGAATACCATGCAAATTATATTGCCCATACAGTCAAATTGGTTTATTCCATCAAAAAAGGAATGGGAGAAATACGTCGAGTAAATATCAACGCTGCACCTTTCGATATTGATGAGTTTCGGATTATTAAAGAAGCAAAAATTGGCACATATCAAATTTTTCAAGAGACATATCATCCTGAAATTTACAAAAGATACCATTTGGGAGGCAGAAAAAAGGATTATTTTTGGAGATTGACGGCGCTGGACCGTGCTCAAGAGGCGGGCATAGACGACGTAGGAATTGGAGCCTTGTTTGGCTTGTATGATTGGCGTTTTGAAGTTTTGAGTTTGGTTCGGCACACCAACCATTTAGAAGCTGTTTACAATGTAGGGCCACATACCATTTCTTTTCCACGTTTAAAAAAAGCATCAAAAGTTAACTTGCGGGACAAATATCATGTTTCGGACGAAGATTTTACGAGACTTATAGCCATTTTGCGATTAGCAGTACCATATACAGGCCTTATTCTAACAGCACGAGAAAGTGCTCGAGTACGCGATGAGGTCATACGCTTTGGTGTAAGTCAAATTGATGGTGGTACTAAAATAGAGTTGGGGGGATATAGCAAAGGTTTATCGAGGAATGAGGAACAAGATTTAAATAGAGAACAATTTTACATATCCGATACTCGTTCTCTTTCTGAAATTATGGATGAACTTATCGAAAAGGGTTTTCTTCCTTCTTTTTGCACAGCATGTTATCGTAAAGGTCGGACAGGGGAGCATTTTATGGAGTTTTCAGTTCCAGGATTCATCAAACGTTTTTGTACACCAAATGCTATTTTAACTTTTGCTGAATATCTTTGTGACTATGCAGATCCTGAGTTGGCGAGAAAAGGGTGGGAGAGCATTCAAAATGAACTCAATAAACTAAAAAATGAAGGCTACAAAATTGATGATCTCCAACAACGACTTGAACGAATAAAACAAGGAGCGAGAGATTTATATTATTAGTTTTTGAACACTTCATCATTCCGAATATCATAAAAACATGAATTTCCTTGATGAGAAGAATAAATTGTTGATAAAGTTTACTTGCAACAAACCATTATAGAATCCATGCTATTTCATTTTAAACTGTTCCTTATCTTATGTAGAATAGGACAAATTCTTTATTCAGGTATTAATTCTAAAGTTTTATTGGGTTAATCAGTCGAATCCCATACTGAATTTTGAACAAAGTTATATAGTCAGTAAAAGCTCAAAAAGTGTGAGATGTAAATGTTTATACTGATTTATTTAGAGAGTATTCACTGACATTGTGAGACGAATTTTTTAAATGCTGAAGAGGTTAGAAATTTATGCATGAGTACATGAACAGGTAGGCCCGGGAGGTCATTCACATGGATCTTTATCCAATCAGTTTCTGGATCCTTGTTTACATTAGTAACAAAATATGCCAGAATTTTTCGATGAGTAAGTTCATGCTGAA is a window of Bacteroidales bacterium DNA encoding:
- the hydG gene encoding [FeFe] hydrogenase H-cluster radical SAM maturase HydG; its protein translation is MIFKPEKYSIPDKRIEPFIDPDEIWKYIHETTSDKVSVRAVIQKALDKQRLNLHETAILINAKEPELVEEIKEGARLLKEKVYGNRIVLFAPLYIGNKCSNDCSYCGFRVSNKDAIRHTLTDEEIIREVEALEDHGHKRLILVFGEHPEYHANYIAHTVKLVYSIKKGMGEIRRVNINAAPFDIDEFRIIKEAKIGTYQIFQETYHPEIYKRYHLGGRKKDYFWRLTALDRAQEAGIDDVGIGALFGLYDWRFEVLSLVRHTNHLEAVYNVGPHTISFPRLKKASKVNLRDKYHVSDEDFTRLIAILRLAVPYTGLILTARESARVRDEVIRFGVSQIDGGTKIELGGYSKGLSRNEEQDLNREQFYISDTRSLSEIMDELIEKGFLPSFCTACYRKGRTGEHFMEFSVPGFIKRFCTPNAILTFAEYLCDYADPELARKGWESIQNELNKLKNEGYKIDDLQQRLERIKQGARDLYY